In the genome of Desulforegula conservatrix Mb1Pa, one region contains:
- the rpsM gene encoding 30S ribosomal protein S13 yields the protein MARIAGVDLPRRKRMDIALTYIYGIGRSTAKDILARLDIDPSRNSDELTEAEIGLIRKAIDTEYTVEGELRAQVSMGIKRLMDLGCYRGLRHRKALPVRGQRTKTNARTRKGPRKASVKKKK from the coding sequence TTGGCACGTATTGCGGGTGTTGATTTACCTAGACGTAAGCGCATGGATATTGCTTTAACCTATATCTATGGGATCGGCCGGAGCACTGCCAAGGATATTCTTGCCAGGCTTGATATTGATCCGTCCAGAAATTCTGATGAGTTGACTGAAGCTGAAATCGGTCTGATTCGTAAAGCGATAGATACCGAATATACGGTCGAAGGAGAGTTGCGAGCCCAGGTCTCCATGGGAATAAAAAGACTCATGGATCTTGGTTGCTACAGAGGACTTCGTCATCGTAAGGCACTTCCTGTTCGTGGTCAGAGAACCAAGACGAACGCCAGGACAAGAAAAGGGCCTAGAAAAGCTTCCGTCAAAAAGAAAAAATAG
- the rpmJ gene encoding 50S ribosomal protein L36 encodes MKVRTSVKKICSKCKVVRRKGVVRIICVDKRHKQKQG; translated from the coding sequence ATGAAGGTTAGGACGTCGGTTAAGAAAATTTGCAGCAAGTGTAAGGTTGTTCGCCGTAAGGGCGTTGTTAGAATTATCTGTGTAGACAAAAGACACAAACAGAAGCAAGGATAA
- the rpsD gene encoding 30S ribosomal protein S4, whose product MARYRESVCRICRRENMKLFLKGDRCYSDKCAFDRRGYAPGQHGQRRTKLSEYGIQLREKQKVKRNYGLSEKQFRLTFFKADRLKGVTGANLLMSLERRLDNVVYRLGFGSSRAQSRQLVRHSHFLVNGRKVNIPSYVIKPNDVIELKEGSRSVQVVNDALDAVVRRGIPQWLELDKSGFKGIVRSIPVRDDITMPIQEQLIVELYSK is encoded by the coding sequence TTGGCAAGATATCGTGAATCAGTCTGCAGGATTTGTAGACGTGAGAATATGAAGCTTTTTCTGAAAGGCGATCGTTGCTACTCAGATAAATGCGCTTTTGACAGAAGAGGTTATGCACCTGGTCAGCATGGACAGAGACGCACAAAACTGTCTGAGTATGGAATCCAGCTGCGCGAGAAGCAGAAGGTTAAAAGAAATTATGGACTTTCAGAAAAACAGTTTCGTTTGACTTTTTTTAAAGCTGATAGACTCAAAGGCGTAACAGGCGCAAATCTTCTTATGTCTCTTGAGCGCAGACTTGATAACGTGGTTTACAGACTTGGTTTCGGAAGCTCGAGAGCACAGTCTCGTCAGCTTGTTCGTCACAGCCATTTTCTAGTTAATGGCAGAAAGGTTAACATACCTTCGTATGTAATCAAACCAAATGATGTTATCGAACTCAAGGAAGGCAGCCGCAGTGTTCAGGTTGTAAATGATGCTCTGGATGCAGTTGTTCGCAGAGGTATTCCCCAGTGGCTCGAATTGGATAAATCAGGCTTCAAGGGTATTGTAAGATCAATACCAGTCAGAGATGATATAACCATGCCAATTCAGGAACAGCTGATTGTCGAGCTTTATTCGAAGTAA
- the infA gene encoding translation initiation factor IF-1, producing the protein MAKEEPIKVQGTVVETLPNAMFRVQLQNKHEILAHISGKMRMHFIKILPGDTVTVELSPYDLTRGRITYRSK; encoded by the coding sequence ATGGCAAAAGAAGAACCTATAAAGGTTCAGGGCACAGTAGTTGAGACATTGCCGAACGCAATGTTTCGAGTTCAGCTCCAGAATAAGCATGAAATACTTGCCCATATATCTGGAAAGATGCGAATGCATTTCATAAAAATTCTACCCGGTGATACAGTTACAGTTGAACTTTCACCTTATGATCTGACTCGCGGAAGAATTACATATCGATCCAAATAG
- the secY gene encoding preprotein translocase subunit SecY, giving the protein MASHIMENISKLPELRRKIITTFVLIFVYRIGVHIPTPGIDTAALASFFKSQSGTLFAMFDMFSGGAFERLSVFALGIMPYITASIIFQLLTVAIPHLEQLSKEGERGRKKITQYTRYATVILSLFQGFGIAVGLESMVAPGGAPIVVAPGLGFKILAALTLASGTAFIMWLGEQITERGIGNGISLIIFAGIVARMPAAVSNTFKMVSAGEIGVFSLILIAVIIVGVIAAIVFMEQAQRRIPVQYAKRVVGRKVYGGINTHLPLKINTSGVIPAIFASSLLMFPATLANFAPGLKDYLSFLHPGSLFYNVFYVAFICFFCFFYTAVIFKPNEIAENMKRNGGFIPGIRPGVKTAEYIDKVLTRITVGGALYISAVCVLPTILATQLHAPFYFGGTALLIVVGVSIDTMAQLESHMISRNYEGFLKKGSTRVKGRY; this is encoded by the coding sequence ATGGCAAGCCATATAATGGAGAATATTTCGAAGCTGCCAGAATTAAGACGTAAGATTATTACAACATTCGTTCTTATATTCGTATATAGAATTGGTGTTCATATTCCTACACCTGGAATTGATACTGCCGCTCTTGCATCGTTTTTCAAATCTCAGTCCGGGACATTGTTTGCAATGTTCGATATGTTCTCTGGCGGAGCCTTTGAAAGACTTTCTGTTTTTGCGCTTGGAATTATGCCATATATTACGGCTTCTATTATCTTTCAGCTATTGACTGTTGCCATACCCCATCTTGAGCAGCTTTCCAAGGAAGGTGAAAGAGGTCGTAAGAAAATTACCCAGTATACTCGCTATGCTACAGTTATTCTGAGTCTTTTCCAGGGATTTGGGATAGCTGTGGGGCTTGAAAGTATGGTTGCCCCAGGTGGTGCTCCCATTGTTGTAGCTCCAGGTCTTGGGTTTAAGATTCTTGCAGCTCTCACTCTTGCCTCAGGAACCGCATTTATAATGTGGCTCGGTGAGCAGATTACTGAGCGCGGTATTGGTAATGGTATTTCATTGATTATATTCGCGGGTATTGTTGCCAGAATGCCCGCTGCTGTAAGTAATACATTTAAGATGGTTTCTGCCGGTGAAATCGGTGTTTTTTCTCTTATTCTTATTGCTGTAATCATTGTCGGCGTTATAGCTGCCATTGTTTTTATGGAACAGGCGCAAAGAAGAATACCGGTTCAGTATGCAAAGAGGGTTGTTGGTAGGAAAGTCTACGGTGGCATAAATACTCATCTACCATTGAAAATAAATACATCGGGTGTAATTCCTGCCATATTTGCTTCGTCACTCCTTATGTTTCCAGCAACTCTGGCCAATTTTGCACCTGGTCTAAAAGATTATCTAAGCTTCTTACATCCAGGTTCTTTATTTTATAATGTATTTTATGTTGCTTTTATCTGCTTTTTCTGCTTTTTCTATACGGCTGTCATATTCAAGCCTAACGAGATTGCTGAAAATATGAAAAGAAATGGCGGGTTCATTCCTGGGATACGACCAGGTGTTAAAACAGCTGAATACATAGATAAGGTATTGACCCGAATTACTGTTGGCGGTGCTTTATATATATCAGCCGTCTGTGTGTTGCCGACTATTTTGGCTACCCAGTTGCACGCGCCTTTTTACTTTGGGGGGACAGCTCTCCTGATTGTAGTTGGTGTATCTATTGACACTATGGCGCAGCTTGAGTCTCACATGATTTCAAGAAATTATGAGGGATTCCTGAAAAAAGGCAGCACAAGGGTAAAAGGAAGATATTAA
- the rpsK gene encoding 30S ribosomal protein S11, translating to MAKVRTTKKKVKKNIYSGVVHIQSTFNNTIITVTDTAGNAISWSSSGAHGFKGSRKSTPFAAQVAAEDAAKKAMEHGMKNVEVYVKGPGAGRESAIRALQSAGFNITFIRDVTPVPHNGCRPPKRRRV from the coding sequence ATGGCGAAAGTCCGGACCACAAAGAAGAAGGTCAAAAAAAATATTTATAGTGGCGTTGTCCATATTCAGTCTACTTTTAATAATACCATTATTACAGTGACTGATACTGCCGGGAATGCAATCTCCTGGTCAAGTTCGGGTGCACATGGCTTCAAGGGATCACGTAAGAGTACTCCTTTTGCTGCACAGGTTGCTGCAGAGGACGCTGCCAAGAAAGCTATGGAACACGGAATGAAGAATGTAGAGGTATACGTGAAGGGCCCAGGCGCAGGAAGAGAGTCTGCAATCAGGGCTCTTCAGTCAGCCGGATTCAATATTACCTTTATAAGAGACGTAACTCCTGTTCCTCACAACGGATGCAGGCCACCAAAGCGTCGTCGTGTATAA